gacagaaagctggaaaaaaccatgctgcatgcagtttattggagaaagagacatCACCAGTTcagatactcaacagtgtacactgcaagccttgcatttggccagggaggtcaaatgagccagtgggtgcaatagtggaacgtctgttacaggggaaaacaattgtcctctaatttgactggaggcttgctccatgggagggaatccatccctgatactgaaaacctacaacagggttgtagccctagaggtataacgtctgctgctgtctggctaaatttttatactatgctcatcagTCTGCCtagtaagtacttttcttaatgttcatacccacatattattaaggctactctcacttttggtagaaaacctgctcttttcagatagcagtgaccttggggatgACTCAACGCATTATGGTGCTGagcagtgacagaggagtgcttagtactgcaatatctcaattacatgtcccaaggctcagggtccattgcggaagaggtggcggaaagaatgtaagagccaaaggaagggtaggactccttacaacgtgctcctccagaaacaaatgtcctgggtatccatgacctcacagtgcctgacactacctacataataccatcataataggaggaaaagatgatgccatcaaaataaaaggctgattgagaggaggaggggatatgatggagagtggagtttcaaaggggaaagtggggagaaggagggaattaccatgggatattgcttacaatcttggaagttgtcaataaaaaaattaatttataaaatatggtGAAGATGAATTGATTGCTCAACAGAACAGTAGTTCGACACTTCCATTGTGCTTCTTTGAAGCTAGAAGTCAATTTCAGTTTGGCTAGTAAGGAATTTCAGCATAGAACTGAATTGTGTTCATTTTCTCTTCCatacctttttttaaagattcttttatttttttgaggtaggacctcactctggtccagcctgacctggaattcactatgtaggctcaggctggcctggaactcacagcattcctcctccctctgcctccagagtgctgggtttaaaggcgtggaccactacgcctggcctccATATCTTCTTCTTCACTCTTTAAGAACTTGCTgccaacatagtgctgagaaaaagggatggaggagtaTCCAGCGCTGAAATAtatctcaccctccaaggctaagggtccattgtggaagaggtggcagaaagaatgtaagagccaaaggaagggtaccactccttacatacaactgtctagacagaaattTGCCTCAATAtgcaagaccttgcagtgcctagcaatacctacacaagaccctcataacaggaggaaaagatcatgacatcaaattaatagattaatggagagagggaggggatatggcaGCAGAATtattaaggagaaagaaagggaggggagggaaataccatggtttggtGTCTGTAAGTATTGAAGTAGTcaaaatagtgtgtgtgtataaagaacTTGCTGCCAGTTGGAAGTGTAAGCTAGAGAAAACATTGTAGCTTCTGTAAGTGGATATTTGGAGGGTGGGTACAAATGGaatgaaattgagaaagaaaGCTCAGCTAAAATGTAGTTTGCCTGACTTTTATCATACATTTAGAATGTAACAACTAAGAGCATGAATTGAATGCTGAATTTTTTACTCCCCTATTcaagtgtatatgtgtatggacatAGTTTACTTATAgtaaaggggaggaaggagccAGGACCATGGCAAGGCTGAGCTCTGCCAGAACCATAGTTTCATAGttcaagggaggaaagaagaaccaCTGGTATCATATCAtcctcttgtttgtttgtcttgatctcaaggtggagtctcactctaaccccagctgaccgggaactcactctCTCCTCCCAGGCTGGTGTTGAATTCATGCATttctcacctctgccttcccaagggctgtcattaaatgtgtgtgccactactTCCATCATCTAAACTAAGATAAGATTTACTGAGATTTCATATTGTATCAATGTCTATACACTATTAAATAGAGTTTGCTAGTATTTTAAATTGTGTAAATATAACCAAAGTGAATAAAATGAGTGCTCACTTCTAAGAAATTTCATATCTAGAAACATTGTTTTTATTCAACAGGAATTATAAACTATTTTAAACTACTTGAACCTGATAAAATGCGTTCAGTGTAAAatgcaggggtggagagatggttcagtggttatagtgcttgcctgcaaagcccagcaacctgcgttccattccccagtacccatgtatagccagatgcgcaaagtggtgtgTGGAGCtgctttgcagtagctagaggcccccaGCCATAttcccattctcatattcttcccttccccctccgcactagaaggcagagttaggagatgGTTGTGAGTTGTGggcagcctgggtctacagagtgagttaacaggtcagcttgggctaaaatgagaccctacctcgaaacagtAGTAGCAgcaagaacaaataaaaaaaggaagggggacttccggccaagatggcgactgcctagctgcactgccctgcggggaaagaaagatgcagatcctaaggagagagctgccccaacatacctcaaaaggggcccgactgaaactaaggaaaattggcgaaacaagcaagggtgttgttttcctgatgaactggataccagcacaaaggggaaggagaccaacacagagaaaaatcaactcctaccaaatcagagagccagagcctcagaggcccccaacacctcatcactgaagcagaccaaaaatgaacccaacatggctcagggaaattttgcggaagagggggcggaaagaatgtcagagccacatgttgggtcatgatatgcagagacatttatcgtaccattaactgtgagctaactccacaatgcatgacccatatacctcaacaaggagggtccattgggaaagggtagatcatggatgagcctaaacaatggtaccaaactgcctgtatgtgctgaaaagaaaactaataaattaattaaactaaaaaaaaaaaaggaaggggttgggaagatggctgagtgattaCTTGTAGATGCTGCCTGTCaccctgagttctattcccaagACAGCCCGCCTCAGAAAGTTGAACAAGCCGCTTCTGGTGTCTGCAAAAgccagaggccccagtgtgccatgTGCACTTTGTAGCCTTCCCATGACTTACCGATGTTTGCAAACTGTTTGTAGTTTTCTAAAACTTTGGTCAGTGTACCGTAGTACATAGCTGCACAAAGGGAGCACCATCCCCTGGTTCTGTTGCTTCTTGGTGTTTATCAGTAACTATTAAAACTAATCATTTAAGGAACGTCCTGCAGTAGCATAgtgttattttgaaaaaaaaaattaatgttatttgagagagagcgagcaagagagtgtggtgccagggcctctagccactgaaactgatctccagatgcctgcacacCACCTTGTCCTGAGGCATCGAACCCGGGACCCTTGGCtttgcactaagccatctcttcagcccttgaagtGTCTTTCTTATCTAGTCTGTTTCATTCCCTTTGGGACTTACTGTTCATATTACttgttccttttggttttttgaggcagggtctcattctagttcaggctgacttgcaattcactgtgtagtctcggggtggcctcaaactcatgacgattctcctaaCTACttctactttccaagtgctgggatcaaaggcatgtgccaccaagcccggctttgtttttttatttttaagccgcAGGAATGCTTTTTTCAGAACACTGCTGAGAAAGATCAAAATATAGGAGGCTATACCACGTCCATCTCTGCTTGCAGGCAGGAGATAActtcttgttgttttctttttaaaaatatttttctttattagagagagagagtgagtgtgtgtgtgtgcataaacaCTCATGCATGTGTGATGGAGGCATTGAAtatgaacaggcacaccagggcttcttgccactgcaaacaaactccagatgcatgtgccactttgtgcatctggctttatgtggttactggggaactgaacccaggccattaggttttgcaggtaagcaccttaattgctgatcaccaggtttttgtgttttgtttgtttttcgaagtagggttttgctctataccaggctggcctggaattcactctagtctcagggtggcctggaatttagagtagtcctccaacctctgcctcccaagtgctgagattaaaggcatggaccaccacgcctaggcaggttttctttttgttgttgttgttttttgagacagggtctcactgtgtagctctggctaaccttgaacttgaaatgttctttctttgtcatcccagtgctaggattacaggcatgagccccACACCTaccttgctccccccccccccccgttttttcccaagaggcagggtcttattctagcccagatgCAGATTGctcttaaactcactatgtagcacaggctagtgTCAGAGTTagtggtgatccttttaccttagCCTCTTaactgttgggattataggcatgagccactaggcctgggttttaaaaaagcaacagaaaaagTTCTCAACCTTATTGCTGCCCTGGAATACATGTGTCCTGTAGGATTAGGAATGTTAAGTCAGGGTTCATTTCATGTACTGTCTTGGTGTAACTACACTGGCAAAGTTAGAAATATCACAGGGgtttggagaagtggcttagaggttatggcatttgcctgtgaagcctagggacccatgtttggttccctgcgaaccacataagccagatgcactagagggggcacatgtgtctggagttcctatacaatggctagaggccctggtgtgcccattctctgtttctgtctgtctctttctcataaataaataaaatgtttacaaaaatgGTATCACATTGTTTCTATAAGATGCTTTTATTTTGTAAGAGGATTGGGGTCATGTGTTTAAACTGGAAACACCTCTAGATATTTCTAGTAATGTATGCCTCTTTGCAGAGAATTACGGATGTGGAATACGAAACGAAGCCACAGCCTTTGCATGCTCACCGTTACATGTAAATTTGTTAGTCTGGGGTAGTTGTGTAGAATTTGCTCATGATAACCACATCtggggttttcttcttttttaaaagtgtgcatGCCCACTTTATATAGAGTGTTTTATCTTCATGTGTTACAAATTCTATttgttggggggaaaaaaatctcacttGCCAGAGAAAAGggtgatttttcttttatcctttcttcccctccctttttttccccatttttaaaaatgtattttatttatttatttgagacactgggggagagaatgggcacgccaaggcctccatccactgcaaacgaactccagatggatgtgcccccttgtgcatctggcttatgtgagtcctggagggttgaaccaggatcctttggctttctagacaaatgccttaactgctaagccgtatctACAGttctccattttttaatttattttttataattaataacttccatgattgtaaacagcaTCTCATAGATATTCCCTCCCTAAGACAAGATGTTGAATTATTAAAGATAaatgcatgggctagagagatggcttagcagctaagggtgAAATGTTCTGTGCAGTGCCTGTGCATTTCTATCATGGGAACAGACACATCTGTTTAGTGTTGCATGTTAGACTGGTGTCTGTTCTGTTAATGTAATTCACCTTTATCATACAAAATGTTACGGttttaaattatgatttatttGGTTGtggaataaatacatgaataaaaaacattaattgaaaacaaaaagtcATGCTTCTCCTGATGATCACCAGGTGGCCACAGCCAGTGCTCCCTCAGGTGTATTCCACTGAGACCTTTCTAGTAACCAACTCTAcgtatgcctttcatcccagaactcgggaggcagaggtaggtctattgctatgagttcaaggccaccctgaaactgcatagggaattccaagtaaATCTGGAGTGGAGTGagcccctactttgaaaaatcaaacaaaaagaatgttactcatgggctggagagttggcttagtgattaaggcacttgcttgaaaagcctaaggacccatgctcaactctccagattccacatgagccagatgcacaaaggtgaggcaagtgcaaggacgcactaggtggcacaagcatctggagttgcagtggctaagcagtggcataccaattctttgtctctctatttaaaaaaataaatgttactcATTATgaatcctgtggtggtttgaatgtgaatgtatgtgtgatTCAAATTACCATAATTACACAGCTATAATTATCCCACTTCACTTGGCTTTTTGTGTGGTGAAAATATTTGAAGTATTAGGAAATGTCAACATTTCAATACATTATTCTCAATAGTACTctggaagaaaaatgaagagCCTATATTGAGATCCTAACaatggcttatttattttgagacaggatcttgccatgtaacccaggctggcctggaactcatgatccttctgggGTCAAAATTGGAAATTTTAGGAGTTTTCATGGGAGATTCCCAAGACCCTCAAGTTTCACATTATTTTAAGTGAGTTTCACTCAAAAACCGTTTGTGTAGAATCCTCGTCCAAGCCTTGTCTGTGTTTGATATTTGACAGGAATTCTAGTCAACCATCATTGGAGAGGATAGGCTGgagggtgtggctcagtagtCACTGGTCCTGAGGCATGCTGGCTCCTGCCCACCTTGTCACAATTGGCAGTGTTGCTAGGTAACGAGATGCTGCTGCCCCCACCTATCTTGAGTGTTCTACAGCTGCTAAGGCAGAGCACCTTTCAAGTGGCCTGTTCTGAGGATAGCTTGGTAAAAGTGCTAATACTGGAAACTTGGGttagtattatatttttattgggaAGGGTTGAggggaaatattttctttacctAAGGGGATAGTAATTCTtagttttaaataagaaaattgagTTGCAAACATGACTGACCTTAGGACTTGGAGTAAACAGACTAGAAGTATAGATGACACAGAAAGCAAAGGGAAAATCAAATAATTTCTGACACAGTCCCCTCTCCTGTCAGAAAGAGCCACTTATGTAAGAGTTTCAACTCTGCTGTCAAGTCTACATGTCTTGATGGCAAGGCGGTGCAGCTTTTAAGTATGGTATCTGCAcagacatgagggcctgagattgcCAGAGTTTGACTTGACAGAGCCCACATGAACGGCTGGGCATGGCTGTGCAAgactgtaacctcagtcctggggTGGCGATCAAGAGACCTTGGGAAAAGACAGCAAGCCCAAAGTGCACCAATGTCCATGCCTCACCCTCCTCCCCACACGcacacaagcaaagaaagaaacaacatcaAAACCCCTTTTCCAGTGGAAGAGGAATGTAGGCGAGGGAAGTGAAAGGCCTTATGAGGAAAGTATACTACGAGCATGTACAAAACTTATCAGAGAAACAAAAATGGAAGGacaaagtcaggcgtggtggcacatgcttttaattccagcactcaggaggcagaggtaggaagatcactgtgagttcgagcctaGCCTGGGCGAGGGCCACATCCtacctcctaaataaataaataacttaaggaTGAACAGACGAAATAGTCACTGTCTTCAGGATTTATGCAGAACATCAGGATGCCAAAACGCCGTGAGAACTTCTATGCTATGAACAAAAttctatctcccgagtgctgggattaaaggcgtaagtgCGTTTTGGAGAGGACTAGTGTTCATGTGCCAACTCTAGGAAGAGGAGGTGGGTTTCCGAAGGAAGGAACAGAAAGTGTGAAAGAAAGGGCAGCTCAGAGGGGAGAGAGCGAGATTTCTATTTTCTCATTCTCTACATTATATTATGTTTCTGTGCACTGGGTCTTTTCTAACATTGTCAGTTGACTTGAGGCCTATGTAATCTTGTGAGTTGTAAGTTCCTTTTGTCTATTCACAGGATGGCTTCACTCCACTTATAGCGGCCGTGGCAAATAACAATCTGCAGATAGCAGAACTTTTGCTAAGGAAAGCAAAAGTCAACACAATGGATGAACTGGGGAGGTATGGTTTATTTTGTCTgcatgtatggatgtgtgtgcaggggtgtctgtctgcctgtctgtctttgCAGTATGAGGTATGTGCGTGTatggatgtgtctgtctttgcaGTATGAGGTATGTGcgtgtatgtgcccatgcagtGCCCCGTGCACTTGCACTGCTCTTCCACCCCTACTTTGAAGCACAGTCTGACTGGTCACTGATCTGGCCGTTTTTCATGAGCCCCTGTGATTCTTAAGTGTcagctcctcacaggactggggaaCAGAGGAGCTTGGCTATGCCCATGCCCTGCTGTCCATGTGAGTGACCTGagagaataaaactcagtagtctctcaggcctcctctggTCCTCATACTTAAACAGGAAGTGGGAactgttcttaactgctgagccacctctccagccctcatttattttttgttaaaaagaaaacaagggctggagggatggcttagcagttaaggcatttgcctgcaaagccaaaggacccaggtttgatttgattccccaggacccacattagccagatgtacaagggggtgcacgtgtctggagtttgtttgcagtgcctggaggccatggagcacccattctctctctccctttccctctttgtcATATAAGTTAATtagttaaatatattaaaaaaaaaaaaaagaaaacaagtaccAAGTGGTCATAACAGAAATATTGAGTCACGACAGGCTGCTCGGAAAAGCCATCTTTGCATTGTTCTTGGTCTCCTTCTCTCCGCTCGCCGCAGACTCCTCCGTcgcctgccttccctccctctctccggcCGCGGACTCCGGCAGCCTTTTCGCCAGTCTTCgaactcttgctttctctttcgcCCGCTGCACTGGTGCGCCCCACCATGTCAGATGCGGCTGTGGACACCAGCTCCGAGATCACCACCAAGGActtgagggaaaagaaggaagttgtggaggaggcagagaatggaagagaagcCCCTGCCAATGGGAATGCTAATGAGGAAAATGGGGAACAGGAGGCTGACAATGAggtagatgaagaagaagaagaagaaggtggggaggaagaggaggaggaggaagaaggtgatgatgaggaagaggatggagatGAAGATGAGGTAGAGGCAGCTACGGGCAAGCGGGCCGCTGAAGATGATGAGGATGATGATGTTGATACCAAGAAGTGGAAGACTGATGAGGATGACTAGAcagcaaaaaaggaaaagttattgaAAAAAGGCCACCGTGACCTATTCACCCTTCACTTCCCGTCTCAGAATCTAAACGTGGTCACCTTTGAGTAGAGAAGCAGCCCGCCCGCCAACCACGGGCAGCGCCACCCGCAGGTGACACACGCTCTTCACCACCACTCCAAAACCACAGCGAGAATTTGCAACAGGGGAGGAGAAAACCAAAACTTCCAAGgccctgctttttttcttaaaagtactttaaaaggaaaatttgtttgtattttttatttacattttatatttttgtacatattgTTAGGGGTCAACCATTTTTAATGATAACAGATGATCAGACCAGCCTTCAGAGCGTTCTCTGTCCTACTACTGACTTTACTTGTGGTGTGACCATGTTCATTATAatctcaaaggagaaaaaaaaaaaaaaccttgtaaaaaaaaccaaaaaaataaaaaaaaaatcttattctgAGCATTCCAGTAACTTTTTGTGTATGTACCTAGCTGTACTATAAGTAGTTGGTTTGTATGAGATGGTTAAAAAGGCCAAAgataaaaggtttctttttttccttttttgtatatgaagttgctgtttatttttttggcctGTTTGATGTATGTGTGAAACAATGTCCAACAATAAGCcggaattttatttaaaaaaaaaaaaagaaatattgagtCACAAAAGgcaccaaggtgctgagaagaaatgacagaggattGCTCAGTACTAAAACATCTCTTATCATAcattgcaaggctcagggtccatgtggaagaggtgttggaaagaatataagagccaaacaAAGGGTAAGAGTCCTTATAGTTCAACCTTCTGAACACAAAATAGCATGAATATCCCTGACTTTACAGTGCCtggcagtacctacacaagactctcataataggaggaaaagatgatgacatcaaaataaagaggaaaCTAAATGAGAGGGCAAGGGGTATAATGGAGAGTGCAattgggaagggggaagggaatgatcatggtttattgtgtataattaagggagttgtcaataaaaagtatattAAGGTCCGGAGAGatggtgttaaggcacttgcctgcaaagtctaaagacccatgttctctccagatcacacgttagccagatgtacaaagttgaggcaagagcaaggtcgcacatgcccactaggtggtgcaagcacctggagtttggtaacagtggctgaggtccaggagtgccagttctctctgtctctcctctaaaatagaaacaaacatatATTTAAGAAAGTACTGAGTCACGGATCAGAAGGTTAAATGACGTTCACAGAGATGTGGTGGAAGACACTGGAACACATGAACAGATGATGGAATCAGTTGTTCACATTAACAAAAGAAGCATATAGCAGGGCTCATGGCTCATTTTAATACTGACTGATTTGACATTtggaatcattttatttatatatgatagTAACTAAAATAGTTTCATATTAGCCTAATTATAAAAATGTGGACTTTTTGATTcaccataaaatttttaaagatgttaCAGTATTGTTCTCACTActtatatatttgtcctttaggTTGCTAAGTTAAGCagaaatgtttttataaatttaattatttgagggtgagatagaggcagatactgagagagaatgggcatgccagtgccttcagtcactgcaaacaaactccagatgtgccactttgtgcatctggcttatgtgggtcctggggaatcaaacctgggtcctttgtctttgcaggcaagctaccTAACCGCTAAAGCATCCCTCAAGCCTCAGAAATGCTTTTGACAATCACTCTGCCTCATTGATGGCCATGTGCTTTAAACAGGGTTTTTAAGAATATGGATGTCAATTTATCACAAAATGACGATTATGATTAGATTTTGTTTAGGTCTTTAATGTATTCTTCTATAGTTTATTTTGTTGTCTTATTCAGTTACTCATTGTTCTGATAAAATACATGAATGAAACAACTTAAAGTTggagagatttgttttggcttgtgTTTTCGGAGGTTTCAATAAATGATGGGCTAGATTCTTTGCTGTGAGCCCCAGGCAGTATAGAATATTGCTGGGAATGGGAGCCTAAGTTCCAGGAAGTAGAAAAATAGGTTTCTCAGAAGACACACCCTTCAATGTACCAATTTTGAGTGACCTACTTCTGCCCACTAGACCCCACATCTTATGAGACCATGCATCTATGGTCTCATGAGTGAACCAGATTAAAGATGAAGTTTGTTCCTACATAATCCAAACTTCTTTCTTTATAttactttctggtttttttttgggggggggagagggaggtggtgggaaagaatggccatgccagagcctttcagctgctgtgcacaaactacagacacatgcacctccttatgTGCATGTGCGGCATTTCACgcttgtgtcattgtgtgtctggatatgtgggacctagagatctgaacaggagttcttagggttgcagggaagcaccttagccactaaaccatctctccacacctCCAATCACTTTAATGGCTGGGGACCAGGTCTTCCAACACATGGGTGTTTGGTGCATGAACATCATTCAGTCAGCATATACATAGGAAATAAAATGACTTCTATTAGGTCCTCTTTCTTTCATGAAAAATCTCAGGTGGATGATAGAGAAtactttttgaaattattttttaaaatttttattttgttatttgggaGAAAGCTACTAATTAACACCAGACACATaagctaccttttgcatctggtttatgtgggtagtagggaatccatcttgggtccttaggcttcacaggcaagcgctctaactgctaatccatttctagCCCAAACAGAATTCTTACTTTCCTGCAGGACTGGGTTTAATTTACACCTTTCTGTCATGggaattttattttcctgagatgACTCAGACACATGTGTTCTCCCCAGAT
This genomic interval from Jaculus jaculus isolate mJacJac1 chromosome 16, mJacJac1.mat.Y.cur, whole genome shotgun sequence contains the following:
- the LOC101608856 gene encoding prothymosin alpha-like, producing MSDAAVDTSSEITTKDLREKKEVVEEAENGREAPANGNANEENGEQEADNEVDEEEEEEGGEEEEEEEEGDDEEEDGDEDEVEAATGKRAAEDDEDDDVDTKKWKTDEDD